The genome window cggggcggggcctcacCGTGCAGGCCGCCGCGTGTAGCTCCGCGATCCGCCGCTCTGCCGCCGTTAACTCTTGGCTCGCCGGGCGCTTGGCCGCTTCCTCCGGCCCGCCCCGCGAGTCAGGCCCGGGGCCACCGCCGTCTTCCCGCGCAACGGAGCAGAGGGGGACGCCGCGGCGCCGTCGGAACCCTGCTCCATCACGGGGCGGCGGCTCTGGCGGCGCGGCGGCGGGCCGCGTCCTCCTGAGCGCGGACGCCGGGACCCGCCAGGCCGCCATGGCCGCCTCCTGAGGGGGCGGGGCTCGGGGGCGCGGGGCGGGCCGGGCTGCGCGCGCGAGGCCTGGCAGAGCTCGGGCTGCCGGACCCAGCCGCGACCCCCGCGCCTCGGCCCTCGGGGAAGGGCCCCGACTCCCCTTCCCACCCCGGCCTCGAGCCTCCGGAGCCCGCCCTCCGGTTCTGGACCCCGGCCCGCACCCCTGATCGCAGACTGAGGGACTTCCTCACCCTTCCCGACCCCGAGCTTGACCCCTGCGGACCCCGCCCGCGCCCTGAGGACCGGACCCCGGGCCGTCCTCCCTGCGGCCCTGCCCGGAGATGAGGTGGATTCGGGCGGCTGAGAAGACTCCCGCAGGACGCGGGGACCGGAGATCGTGCCTTCTCCAGCCTCAGGACCTCCGCTCCAAGTTTCCCATTGGTCTTCTGACAGGACACGTGGACATTCTTTTTCTCCTGTCAAACTAGCCTTGGGATCTTTTCAGCATAATCGCTACAACTGATAAAGTGCCAGAAAGTGATCCGAGTGGCCCAGGTTCGTTTATGAGCTTGGGCTTATCCAGGAAGGGCTTGAGTATTTGCAGGTGCTGTGCGCTGGGAGGGGAGCCCTCGCGCGCCTGGCTCTTTGACCCAGACTAACCTGAGGACCAAAAGCAGGAAGAGGCGTCGGTTTCAGGTTGCTAAGTAATTTGCAAAATCGAAACTAAGATTATATTTCCTGTCTGAAAGATATAAGTTATCCCGCTCCTCCCCAAAAAAATGACTGAGAAAATTAGCACACATCCCAGGAGGTAATGTCAGGCGTTAGAATTAACAGtactcctgcctcctcccctcagccTGTGTTTCAGGCTTGAAGAGTAAACAGTTTTGTAAgtgttcttcactttttgaagaACTGAGAGCAGCAGTTGGCCCCTGAGGATAAGAGCAGATTGTAGAGTGGTACTCAAGGATGAAGGCAGACCATCACCACCCCTTTTTGACATCTGCATTTACCTTGCAACCCTGGCATTATATTTGTATTCTTAGTCGGTGCTGATTGAAATGACCCTATTGGTCCGTTGTAAATCTCATAGTAATTAATAAATTGGGATCTTCTTTTGTAAATCTGCTTCCTTTGTGCTGGCATAATAAATCAGGCTCTGGGGAATGCTTAGTGATCTGAGAAAAGTTTAAAACCTGGGGGGCTGAGGAGGGACCCTCAGTAAAACTGTGGAAAGGGCAACTGTGGTTATAAAAGGGAATTGActgtgaatcagctgtgtgtgttttttgCCAAACCCAATTCTCAAAGGAAGTGAGTCTGGAAGTTCTGATTgattacattgtttttaaaattgaggatGAGGACCAGTTAATAGTTTGTAACATTAATTCAAAGGATAGAGACCGAATTTTACAGAAATGAAATAGACTATTACCGCATTCATGATAGAAAATAGTCATCTACAAAGAGTGAATACTGGTTTTGTGAAACATTTGCTATACTGAATGAGGGGGCAGGTGTGAATATAAAGGGGCGGGAGTGAGGGAGGTGTTTGTGATGGTAGTGGTAGCAATTCTGTGTTCTGATCCTGTCACAAGTCTACAGCTGTGCTTAGAGGTAGAACTAGAGTACTTGGTTCCAAAGTCGCATTCCTAGCCTTGGTACTGTGTTACAAATATGGAAGATGT of Bubalus bubalis isolate 160015118507 breed Murrah chromosome 5, NDDB_SH_1, whole genome shotgun sequence contains these proteins:
- the C5H1orf53 gene encoding uncharacterized protein C1orf53 homolog, with the translated sequence MAAWRVPASALRRTRPAAAPPEPPPRDGAGFRRRRGVPLCSVAREDGGGPGPDSRGGPEEAAKRPASQELTAAERRIAELHAAACTAGQLNYVDPATGSVVFTQLAHLQRGQCCGSACRHCPYGQINVKDPSKKKQFNSYFYV